The region GGGCCAGGTGACGTGTCTCTTCGAGGACGTGGTGCCCATGAACTACATGGTGTACTACAACTTCTTTGCTTTCGTGCTGGTGCCCCTGCTGCTGATGCTGGGCATCTACCTGCGGATCTTCCTGGCGGCGCGGCGGCAGCTGAAGCAGATGGAGAGCCAGCCCCTGCCCGGGGAGCGCACCCGGTCCACGCTGCAGAAGGAGGTCCACGCTGCCAAGTCGCTGGCCATCATCGTGGGGCTCTTTGCCCTCTGCTGGCTGCCCTTGCATATCATCAACTGTTTCACGTTCTTCTGCCCCACGTGCAGCCACGCCCCGCTGTGGCTCATGTACCTGGCCATCATCCTCTCCCACAGCAACTCCGTCGTCAACCCTTTCATCTACGCCTACAGGATCCGTGAGTTCCGCCAGACCTTCCGCAAGATCATTCGCAGCCACGTGCTGAGGCGGCAGGAACCCTTCAAGACGGCGGGTACTGGTGCCCGGGCCTTGGCTCCCGAGGGAGAGCAAGTCAGTGTCCGCCTCAACGGCTGCCCCCAGGGGATGTGGGCCAACGGCAGCGGACCCCATCCTGAGCGGCGGCCCAATGGCTACACCCTGGGGCTGGTGAGCGGGAGAGGTGCCCAGGGGTCCCATGGAGACGTGGGCCTCTCAGATGTGGAGCTTCTCAGCCACGAGGAGTACCAGGGAGCATGCCCAGAGCCTCCAGGACTAGAAGAAGAAGACCCCCTGAGCAGGGACAAAATGGGGATGTCCTCATGGTCCTCGGGATTTTCCCCTTCCTGAGGGGAAGAAGTCTACCCTGTTGGTTGGCTGGACCAGTCTCACTGGGAGAAGAAGAGCACGTGCCAGGAGACCCACCGGGCATCTGGTTCCTTCCTTGGACCGAGAGAGCACCAAGCTGCACTGGCATGAGGTCCAGCAAGAAAAGCCTGGGGTGCAAGGAATAGATGTTTCACGCTGTCAGGCCTTTTCCTAGGCAGCATCGTTACTGGGCAGGGCCCAGTCTCCCACTCTGGAAGCATCTAGAAGCTCTCCTTTTGTCTGCAGAGCTGTAGCTTAGCAGACTGTCCTGGCCTGAGGCCGGGGAATGGCTGCTTCGGGTCTCCTCCACTATGTATCCACCACCTTCCTCAGACCCTCTAGGGCTCAGGGAGCTGCTGGCCTGGAAGTggcactgaacttttttttttttttttttttttttttttccaggagaaAGATGTAAGTGTAAGGAAatcctttctattttattatctCCCCGGGCTGCTGGGTCTGGTGTCGATCCTGTTGTTAGCCTGGCACCGAGAGTCTACCCAGGGAGTCTCAGGCAGCCCACACAAGCTGCTGTATACTTAGCCCCCGGGGTCATTTCTCGGGGTGACAGGGCTGGGTTAGAGAACAGGACTTGGAATGGGAACAGGGCCAGAGCACAGGCTGCAGCCCCAGGGGAGAGGTCGGGGCCGGCAGACTATGGGCCTGAGCCTGGGTAGCTCAGAGCTGCCACATCAGAGGCCCTGTCTCACTGCCTTTCTGTCTAAAgggaatgtttttttgtttttttttttcctgagatcaAATAAAATGAGCCACATTGTGTTTTAAGCTTGTCCAATGATAATGGtgtctgagttttatttttaatatattttatttgtttgaaagagagagagagaaagcaggcatgccagggccttcagccactacaaacaaactccagatgcatgcgccccctgggtcctggggaattgaacctaggtcctttcgctatgcaggcaaccaccttaaccgctaagccatctctccagcctttagtttgtttgtttgttttgtttttcgaggtagggtctcactctagctcaggatgacctggaattcattatgtagtctcagggtggcttcgaactcacggcgaccttctacctctgcctcccgagcgctgggattaaaggcgtgggccaccacacctggcagtgtctgattttttccccccactcGATAGGCAGGTCTGAGGCGCAGGTGCTGTGTGCTGCCCACCAGAGTGTTGCCACTGTCACCCTGGCATCGCTGGCACAGAGcatccgaccaaaagcagcttgtgagagggaagggtttaatttggcttacagactcgaggggaaaatGGTGGCTTGGGCAGATGCTGGGCATCAgctgtgccacagcaggtgagcGACACTAGccggagactgtgccaaacactggcaggaggaAGGTGTGGCTGtggcacccataagcccatccccagtaacatacctcctcccagaggctccaactcccaaactgccatcggctggggatcaaacattcagaacatgtaagtttgtgggggacatctgaatcacaccagcacagatgtgtgtgtgtgtgtgtgtgtgtagatggacAAAAGCTACATCATTACCTGCCCCGGAGACCCCCTTGGCTCCTGTCCCCCGCCCCCAAGGTATAGGCTACCTGGTCGCTCCAGAACCCAAATGCCCATATGAggccagggggaaggggtagACCTGCCTTCCTACCAGAGGCACCTCACAGGCTCCCTCGGAGAGGGTGCTCTTTGTTCAGCCACTGTCCCCACAACCGGAGCCCTCCAGGCTTCGGTCAAGGCGAGAGGACCCAGCTCCTCCCTCCCTGTCACCTTCTTCGTGTCCTAAGAGGAAGATCTCAGAGCTGCCCCGCTGTTGcggtccggttctcattgctggtagaaatcacccaaccaagagcagcttctgggaaaaagaggtttattttggcttacaggctcgaggggaagctccacgatggcagggaaaacaatggcatgagcagagggtggacatcaccccctggcccacataaggtggaccacagcaacaggagggtgtgccaaacattggcaaggggaaactggcaataacaaCCATacgcccgcctccaacaatacactccctccaggaggcgttaattcccagatatccatcagctgggaacctagcattcagaacacctaagtttatgggggacacctgaatcagatcGCCACACCAGCTGTGCCATCTCAGAGGCCATAAAGGTATCTGGAAACAGATCTGGCCTGGGCTTATGCCTCCCGCTAAGtcaccctttccctttctttcaacACAGAAATCTGTAGGTGACACCAGTGTCTTTCTCTAACCATTGCTTTGGGCTGTCCTCTTGGATGGGCAGGGAGCCATGACCACCAGCAGGGTACACGGGGCAGGTTTAGTCTCTCTCAGGCTGTCACTCAGGAAAGGAGTAAAGCTCACTCCAACTTGGGAGCTCTGGTTTAGGGATGAGCAGCAAACTTCGGAGAGGAGGTTAAGTCCTTGCTCAGCTCACGTGGCTAAGTAGACTTAACTCCAGGTCTGCAAACTCCTGCTTCTTCCCGGTCCTTCATTCTGGTATGAACTATCTCAGCAAAGAAGTATGAAATAATATGTCTCCACCTTCTACTTAAGAAATGAAACATTGGAGGGGGTgccggagagaaggcttagcagttaaggcgcttgcctacaaagcctaaggtctcgggctcaattccccaggacccacataagccagatgcaccaggtggtgcatgcatctagttcatttgcagtggctaagaggccctggcgtgaccattctctctttctctctttttttctctctctctctctacctgcttctttctctctctcaaataatagataaaaaattttttaatttaaaaaaaggaagaaatgaaacatCACCAATTTTGTTGACACATCTGACCCTGCCTTGTAGAACCCTGCTCCCCAGGCTGGGGGACAACCACCTCCTTCCATTACACATCGAATACCTGTCCTGCAGAATGTATATAAGTCACCCCATGTGTACACAAATTGTTTCAGTTCTCTGTTTCACTGTTTCCAACAACCACAGCTCCTTCTGGGTGGGTGCACAGGAGAATCACTTAGGAAACTCAGCAGTCTTGAAGCTTGAGCCCCTTTGCCAAAGCCAGAACAAACTGGCCTGGGCGGGCCTCCACAGCCGTTGGTCCCCAGTGCGACCCAACACTGATCTGCATTCAGTCTGCCCTTGTCCACATCGGCTCCTGCCGCTTACAAACACCTTGGGTCCTTAACGGCTGTGGGATGTAGGACCTGCAATGAATGACCTTACACTTACGTCTGCCTTGTATCTGAGGAGGCTGCTGCTTGCCA is a window of Jaculus jaculus isolate mJacJac1 chromosome 13, mJacJac1.mat.Y.cur, whole genome shotgun sequence DNA encoding:
- the Adora2a gene encoding adenosine receptor A2a — encoded protein: MGSPVYITVELAIAVLAILGNVLVCWAVWINSNLQNVTNYFVVSLAAADIAVGVLAIPFAVTISAGFCAACHGCLFFACFVLVLTQSSIFSLLAIAIDRYIAIRIPLRYNGLVTGVRAKGIIAICWVLSFIIGLTPMLGWSHCGQLEEDRNGSSTCAAGQVTCLFEDVVPMNYMVYYNFFAFVLVPLLLMLGIYLRIFLAARRQLKQMESQPLPGERTRSTLQKEVHAAKSLAIIVGLFALCWLPLHIINCFTFFCPTCSHAPLWLMYLAIILSHSNSVVNPFIYAYRIREFRQTFRKIIRSHVLRRQEPFKTAGTGARALAPEGEQVSVRLNGCPQGMWANGSGPHPERRPNGYTLGLVSGRGAQGSHGDVGLSDVELLSHEEYQGACPEPPGLEEEDPLSRDKMGMSSWSSGFSPS